The following proteins are co-located in the Labrys monachus genome:
- a CDS encoding ABC transporter ATP-binding protein yields MATLTIEDVTKNYGSLSVIPRLSLTVADGEFCVLVGPSGCGKSTLLRIIAGLEPITSGRILVDGVDVSDAEPPERGIAMVFQSYALYPHMNVDRNMGFGLEIAHTPRPEIRARVARAAEKLHLDKLLHRKPRALSGGQRQRVAIGRAITRKPRLFLLDEPLSNLDAALRVGMRIEIARLKAELASTMIYVTHDQVEAMTLADRIVVMNAGRIEQVGTPLDLYEEPANLFVAGFIGSPAMNFLKGNVVSADSGTARVRLAIGVEIDIALDRPVEAGSEVTAGIRPEHLVLGSLEGEARFQGSAAIVEMLGSDTFVHLRQDGEAIVLRDSRARRIRRGDSLTVTVPSQACHLFGRDGLRLSRAPARPAEGLAPETATPGQDALDSAGDRSIHRPH; encoded by the coding sequence ATGGCCACGCTGACCATCGAGGACGTCACCAAGAACTATGGCAGCCTGTCGGTCATTCCGCGCCTGTCGCTGACCGTGGCCGACGGCGAATTCTGCGTGCTCGTCGGCCCCTCCGGATGCGGCAAGTCCACGCTGCTGCGCATCATCGCCGGGCTCGAGCCGATCACCTCCGGCCGCATCCTGGTCGACGGCGTCGACGTCAGCGACGCCGAGCCGCCGGAGCGCGGCATCGCCATGGTGTTCCAGTCCTATGCGCTCTACCCGCATATGAACGTCGACCGCAACATGGGCTTCGGTCTCGAGATCGCCCATACGCCCCGGCCGGAGATTCGCGCGCGCGTCGCCCGCGCCGCCGAGAAGCTGCATCTCGACAAGCTGCTGCACCGCAAGCCGCGGGCGCTCTCCGGCGGCCAGCGCCAGCGCGTGGCGATCGGCCGGGCGATCACGCGCAAGCCCAGGCTCTTCCTGCTCGACGAGCCGCTCTCCAATCTCGACGCCGCGCTCAGGGTCGGCATGCGGATCGAGATCGCGCGGCTGAAGGCCGAGCTCGCCTCCACCATGATCTATGTGACGCACGACCAGGTCGAGGCGATGACCCTGGCCGACCGCATCGTCGTCATGAACGCCGGCCGCATCGAGCAGGTCGGCACGCCGCTCGACCTCTATGAGGAGCCGGCCAATCTGTTCGTCGCCGGCTTCATCGGCTCGCCGGCGATGAATTTCCTCAAGGGAAATGTCGTCTCCGCCGACAGCGGCACCGCCCGCGTGCGGCTGGCGATCGGCGTCGAGATCGATATCGCCCTCGACCGCCCGGTCGAGGCCGGCAGCGAGGTGACGGCCGGCATCCGCCCGGAGCACCTCGTCCTCGGCAGCCTGGAGGGGGAGGCCCGCTTCCAAGGCAGCGCCGCCATCGTCGAGATGCTCGGCAGCGACACCTTCGTCCATCTGCGCCAGGACGGGGAAGCCATCGTCCTCCGCGACAGCCGGGCCCGGCGCATCCGCCGCGGCGACAGCCTCACCGTGACCGTGCCGTCGCAGGCCTGCCACCTGTTCGGCAGGGACGGCCTGCGCCTGTCGCGCGCCCCGGCCCGGCCCGCCGAAGGCCTCGCGCCGGAAACCGCGACGCCCGGACAGGATGCGCTTGACTCCGCAGGCGATCGGTCTATTCATCGGCCACACTGA
- a CDS encoding carbohydrate ABC transporter permease yields the protein MNARIMAAPAAATVRRSRYAAPGLYLFALPATLLFVVFIAYPILWVTGQSFFTRSAGGAPVFTGLASYREAILDPVFWTVVRNMALWGAITIPVQMLIGGLLAYFIERHTIRLRGFFRTMFFLPVVTSVSVISLVWVQIYAPYYGIAQAYLKHVGIVMTSSAIGDASSAIYALILVNIWQWTGFSMLMYIAGIAGLPGEVLDAARVDGAKGWRLAVHVIVPMLAPATKSLLLLGVIGTLQTFPIVHLMTGGGPNHASEVFGTLIFKRSFVLGDTGAGATLSVIVLLIALVLSLIQIVFLGASLSPARKERP from the coding sequence ATGAACGCTCGCATCATGGCCGCGCCCGCAGCGGCGACCGTCCGACGGTCGCGCTACGCGGCGCCGGGGCTCTATCTGTTCGCGCTCCCCGCGACATTGCTCTTCGTCGTGTTCATCGCCTATCCCATTCTCTGGGTGACCGGACAGAGCTTCTTCACGCGCAGCGCCGGCGGGGCGCCGGTGTTCACCGGCCTCGCCAGCTATCGCGAGGCGATCCTCGATCCGGTGTTCTGGACCGTCGTGCGCAACATGGCGCTGTGGGGTGCGATCACCATTCCCGTGCAGATGCTGATCGGCGGCCTGCTCGCCTATTTCATCGAGCGCCACACCATCCGGCTGCGCGGCTTCTTCCGCACCATGTTCTTCCTGCCGGTGGTGACCTCGGTCTCGGTGATCAGCCTCGTCTGGGTGCAGATCTACGCGCCCTATTACGGCATCGCCCAGGCCTATCTGAAGCATGTCGGCATCGTCATGACCTCGTCGGCGATCGGCGACGCCTCGAGCGCCATCTATGCGCTGATCCTGGTCAATATCTGGCAGTGGACCGGCTTTTCGATGCTGATGTACATCGCCGGCATCGCCGGCCTGCCCGGCGAGGTGCTCGACGCCGCCCGCGTCGACGGCGCGAAGGGCTGGCGCCTGGCGGTCCATGTCATCGTGCCCATGCTGGCGCCGGCCACCAAGTCGCTGCTGCTCCTCGGCGTGATCGGCACGCTGCAGACCTTCCCCATCGTCCACCTGATGACCGGCGGCGGGCCCAACCATGCGAGCGAGGTGTTCGGCACCCTCATCTTCAAGCGGAGCTTCGTGCTCGGCGACACCGGCGCCGGGGCGACGCTCTCGGTCATCGTGCTGCTGATCGCCCTCGTGCTGTCGCTCATCCAGATCGTGTTCCTGGGCGCCAGCCTTTCGCCGGCCCGCAAGGAGCGCCCATGA
- a CDS encoding carbohydrate ABC transporter permease, protein MTATARARLRSLAVHLVLFAVLGLWMIPQAYMLSIGLRTPEQAFDPVLFAWPITFDNFVTVLGDNPLGGIFLNSLIVTVATVAIVVAVSSLFAFACAILKLRGSMVLYATLLVTLMVPLASLVLPLAILLQTFGWVNTYWGLIFPYSALGVPFAMVVLKAFMEDSPAELFEAARVDGCSSWQSYWHVALPLVRPALVFVAIWQFIVTWNEFFLALIVLTKSEMKTLTIVPMQYSGLYMANPGALFAILTLIALPLVLLYVVVQRAFVRGLLAGAVKG, encoded by the coding sequence ATGACCGCAACCGCCCGCGCCCGCCTGCGCAGCCTCGCCGTCCACCTCGTCCTCTTCGCCGTGCTCGGCCTGTGGATGATCCCGCAGGCCTATATGCTCTCGATCGGCCTGCGCACGCCGGAGCAGGCCTTCGATCCCGTGCTGTTCGCCTGGCCGATCACCTTCGACAATTTCGTCACCGTCCTCGGCGACAACCCGCTCGGCGGCATCTTCCTCAACAGCCTGATCGTCACGGTGGCGACCGTCGCCATCGTCGTCGCGGTCTCCTCCCTCTTCGCCTTCGCCTGCGCCATCCTGAAGCTGAGGGGCTCGATGGTGCTCTATGCGACGCTGCTGGTGACGCTGATGGTGCCGCTCGCCTCGCTGGTGCTGCCGCTCGCCATCCTGCTGCAGACCTTCGGCTGGGTGAACACCTATTGGGGCCTGATCTTTCCCTATTCGGCCCTCGGCGTTCCCTTCGCCATGGTGGTGCTGAAGGCCTTCATGGAGGATTCGCCGGCCGAGCTGTTCGAGGCGGCGCGCGTCGACGGCTGCAGCAGCTGGCAGAGCTACTGGCATGTCGCCCTGCCCTTGGTGCGGCCGGCGCTGGTCTTCGTCGCCATCTGGCAGTTCATCGTCACCTGGAACGAGTTCTTCCTGGCGCTCATCGTGCTCACCAAGAGCGAGATGAAGACGCTGACCATCGTGCCGATGCAATATTCCGGCCTCTACATGGCCAATCCGGGCGCCCTGTTCGCCATCCTCACCCTGATCGCCCTGCCGCTCGTCCTCCTCTACGTCGTGGTGCAGCGCGCCTTCGTGCGCGGCCTGCTCGCCGGCGCGGTCAAGGGCTGA